The Methylomarinum sp. Ch1-1 genome contains the following window.
CGCAGCACCTCTTCCAGCGAGGTAATGCCTTGGACCACCTTGATCAGACCGTCTTCATACATCGTCAGCATGCCCTCCTTTATCGCCTGCTGCTGAATCACATTTTCGTCCTCATGACTCATGACTTGTTTACGTATCGCTTCCGACATCGGCAGAAACTCGATAATGGCCTGACGCCCCTTATAGCCGATGCCGCCGCAGGCCTGACAACCTTTGGCTTTGAATAAAACAATGTTCTCCGTCCCGGCATATTTACTCAGTTGCATGTCATCGATCAACTTGGACGGTGCGGGATATTTTTCCTTGCATTGCGGACAAAGCTTTCTAACCAGCCGTTGCGCCAGGATGCCGTTGACGGTCGAACTCAGCAGATATTCTTCCACCCCCATATCCAGCAAACGCGTAATGCCGCCGGCGGCGTCGTTAGTGTGCAGCGTCGACAACACCAGGTGGCCGGTCAGAGCCGACTGCACAGCGATCTTCGCGGTTTCCAGGTCGCGCATCTCGCCAATCATGATGACATCGGGATCCTGCCTAACGATGGAGCGTAACGCCGAGGCGAACGTCAAGCCGATCTGCGGCTTGGCTTGAATCTGGTTAATGCCTTCCAACTGATATTCGACCGGATCCTCCACTGTGATGATCTTGCGTTCGGCGGTATTGAGCCTTTTCAGCGCAGTATACAGCGTCGTCGATTTACCGCTGCCGGTCGGACCGGTAATCAGAATGATGCCATGAGGCTCGGCCAATACTTCGATAAATTGTTGCGCATGTTCGCCAGTGAATCCCAACGCGGTAAAATCCAGCACCGCCGCTTCCTTATCCAGCAGACGAATGACGACGCTTTCGCCGTACATGGTCGGAACCGTCGATACCCTGAGATCCAACTCTTTACCCAACATTTGCAACTTGATGCGGCCATCCTGAGGCAATCGGCGTTCGGCGATATTCAGCTTGGCCATGATCTTGATACGAGACAAAACCGCCGCCGTCGACGCCACCGGCGGCGCTTCGATGTCCTGTAACACCCCATCTATGCGTAGACGGACCTTTAACACTTCTTCAAACGGTTCGATATGGATATCGGAGGCCTGCGTTTCGATGGCTTTCTGTAGAATCAAATTAACCATCTTGATCACCGGCGCCTCGCTGGCCAGGTCCTTCAGATGCTCCAGGTCCTCGCTGCCGACGTCATCGCTATCGAGATGCTCAAACGCCTGGTTCATTTGCGACTTGTCTTCGCCATACTGCACGTCCAGCGCCGCATCGATTTCCGACAATTGGCCAACTCGGCGCTTAACCTGCTTGCCGGTCGCCAGTTGCAAGGCCTGATCGATGAAATCATCTTCAGGGTCCATCACCGCGACGGTCACGGACTGTTCGTCTTGTTCGAGGCCGATGACATGAAACTGTTTTTGAAATCTCTGCGCAACCGTTTCGGCGAAAGGGGATTCCAGCGGGTAGTCGCCGGCATTGACTCTGTCCAATTGCTGGCTTTGCACGAAACTGTCGGCGATGTCTTTTTCCGAACAAATCCCCAGTTTGATCAGCAATTGCGGCAAGGACTCACCCGGCGCCGATTTCTGCATGCGTCTGGCCTTATGCAGCTCATTGTCGGACAGTTTGCCATGATGTTTTAACTGCGATAGGAAATCGGCATATTTATTTTCCTGCTCGGCGAGCGCTACCTGATTCATCGTGATGCCTGCTGGTTTTAGTCTCAAGCAATGATTCTGCCATGGTTATCACGTCGCTTGCATTAATTTCCGCGATGGAGAAATCATTTTTGTCCAACTTGAAAGGATTGACGATTGAAGACGACTTCAGAACTCTGTTGATCGGCGTTTGATAAACCCGGCTGACCGGGGTCGGCCCGAACAGCGTGATCGACGGCCTGTTAAGCCCCCAGGCCATATGCGTCGGCCCGGTATCGTTGCCGATCACCAGATCGGCGCGATCCAGTACGGCCTTAAGATCGTTCAAATTCATGCGAGGCAATACCGTCGCCGCCGATCTTTGCGCGATCCATTCCGCCGCCTGTCGCTCCGCTTCATTGCCCCAAACAATCAGGCTATTGACGGCCAGCGCGTCGATGACTTGCAGATACTTTTGTTTCGGATAATTGCGGCTAGGCCAAGTCGAGCCGATGACGAAGACGACATTGGCCTTGTTCTCGGTAAAATAATGCGCTAACTGCGGGTCCGGGGCCTGGTAAAAAAGAAACGGTTTTTTAGCCAGAATCTGCTGCTCGGAAATGCTTATCCCTAAAGGGCGCGCGATCACTGCCGCATTCCTGTCGATGCTATTGGCGTCATAAGGAATGGCCACCGTCTGTTTATAAAACAGCGCCGCCGGTTTTTCGCGGATCGAGTGTTTATCGAAACCGGCGGTATGAGGCGACAACAATCGCGCCGTGATCGCCGATTTGATCAAGCCTTGAGCATCGATGACCCAGTCATAATGATTCCGAGCATAACGCCTGACTTTGCCGATCTCGCCGAAGAGATTGCGTTTGCGTTGTTTTAACGACTTCAGATTGACGGTCAGCACCTGATCGATATCGGGGTTGTCCCGCAGTACGCCGGCAAAGCCCTGTTCCACCACCCAGTCCAGATGAATCTCCGGCAATGCCTGTTTGACGAATTGCAAAGCCGCCATCGCATGCACGATATCCCCTAGCGCGGAAAGCTTGACGATCGCGACTCTCATAGCCATCAGCCTATCTCGGCCAAGACCTGCGCGGGTGTGATTTGGGTCAGGCAGTCGGTATGCCCCAGCGGACATTCCCTGGCGAAACAGGGAGAGCAGTCGAGACGCAGGTCCACCACCTTGGCCCGGCTGTTCAGCGGCGGCGTAAAGCCGGGGTCCGATGAGCCGTAGAGGGCGATCAATTTTTTATCCAATGCCGCGGCGACATGCATCAAGCCGGAATCGTTCGAAACCACGACATCGACCAGGGACATCAGATCGACGGCTTCGGCCAACGATGTTTGACCGCTGAAGTCGCGACAGGCATCCCCGCTCAATTGATTGATCCTCGCAGCAACCGCTTGATCCTTGCCCGAACCGAACAGCCACACCGACCAGCCTTGCGCCAGCTTGCATTGGGCCAGCTCGGCGTAATGTTCTGCCGGCCAACGCTTGGCCGGTCCGTACTCGGCGCCGGGACAGAGGGCGAGAATAGGAGCCTTATCGTTCAGGTTAAACTTGTCGCGCACCGCCTGCTGCCGATCGCTATCGATGGCCAGAGACGGCACCGGGCATTCAGGCGGCTGCGGAGCGTCGGCGGGCAACGCCAACGCGACAAAGCGCTGCACCGTCATCGTCAGCTTTTTTTTATCGAGCCTGCGCGCATCGTTTAACAGCCCCCAGCGCAGCTCGCCGAGATAACCGGTGCGCACCGGGATATCGGCGAAAAAAGGGATCAATGCGGACTTCCAGGAGTTAGGCAGCACGATGACCTGGTCATAGCGTTCGTTCCTTAATTGCTTGCCCAGCCTGATCCTCGCTTGCACCGCGAACTGGCCATGAGTCAACGGCATCTCGATCGCTTTCGACACTTCCGGCATTCTATCCAACAGCGGAAACGACCAGGCCGGCGCCAGTACGTCTATCCGGCAGCCAGACTCGCGTCGGCGCAACGTGATGAACAGGCTTTGCGCCATGACCATATCACCGACCCAAGACGGGCCGATGACCAGGATTTTTTTAGCGCCTTCCGTCACTTAGGAAACGCAGCTCAGCCATTCTTGATGATCTGCGCGGCGGCCATGGACATAATCGAAATACAGAGCCTGTAGTTTTTCGGTAATCGGGCCGCGAGTGCCGGCGCCGATAACACGTCCGTCCAGTTCTCTGATCGGAGTCACTTCGGCGGCGGAACCGGTAAAGAACGCCTCGTCGGCGATATAGACCTCATCCCTGGAAATCCGTTTCTCGCTGACCTCCAGCCCCTGTTCCCTGGCGATGGTCATGATGGTGTCCCGGGTAATGCCTTCCAGCGCCGACGTCACTTCCGGCGTATAAAGCTTGCCGTTGCGGACGATAAACAGGTTTTCGCCGCTGCCTTCGGCCGCATAACCTTCGTGATCCAGCAATAAGGCTTCATCATAACCGGTCGATTGCGCTTCCTGTAAGGCCAGAATGGAATTGATGTAATTACCGTTGGCCTTGGCCTTGCACATCGTGCTGTTGACATGATTGCGCGTATAGGAAGAGGTTCTGACGCGGATTCCTTTTTCCATGTTTTCCGCGCCCAGATAGGCGCCCCATTCCCAGGCTGCAATCATCACATGCACTTTTAGATTATCGGCCCGCAGCCCCATACCTTCGGAGCCATAAAAACACATGCTGCGAATATAAGCACTGTCGAGGTTGTTTTTAGCCACCGCTTCACGATGCGCCTGATTGATTTGGTCCTTAGCAAAAGGAATCTTCATGTTCAGGATATGAGCCGAACGATACAACCTGTCGGTATGTTCAGGCAATTTGAAGATTGCCGTCCCTTGTTCGGCATGATAGGCTCGCAGACCTTCAAAGACTCCAGCACCATAGTGCAAAGTATGAGTCAAAACATGAACTTTCGCTTCACGCCATTCCAGCCATTCTCCATCCAGCCAAATTAAGCCGTCTCTATCATCCATTGTCATCATTTTATTCAAGCCCGCCTATTTATCGAGTGTTTGAGTCACAAA
Protein-coding sequences here:
- the waaF gene encoding lipopolysaccharide heptosyltransferase II — its product is MTEGAKKILVIGPSWVGDMVMAQSLFITLRRRESGCRIDVLAPAWSFPLLDRMPEVSKAIEMPLTHGQFAVQARIRLGKQLRNERYDQVIVLPNSWKSALIPFFADIPVRTGYLGELRWGLLNDARRLDKKKLTMTVQRFVALALPADAPQPPECPVPSLAIDSDRQQAVRDKFNLNDKAPILALCPGAEYGPAKRWPAEHYAELAQCKLAQGWSVWLFGSGKDQAVAARINQLSGDACRDFSGQTSLAEAVDLMSLVDVVVSNDSGLMHVAAALDKKLIALYGSSDPGFTPPLNSRAKVVDLRLDCSPCFARECPLGHTDCLTQITPAQVLAEIG
- the gspE gene encoding type II secretion system ATPase GspE, encoding MNQVALAEQENKYADFLSQLKHHGKLSDNELHKARRMQKSAPGESLPQLLIKLGICSEKDIADSFVQSQQLDRVNAGDYPLESPFAETVAQRFQKQFHVIGLEQDEQSVTVAVMDPEDDFIDQALQLATGKQVKRRVGQLSEIDAALDVQYGEDKSQMNQAFEHLDSDDVGSEDLEHLKDLASEAPVIKMVNLILQKAIETQASDIHIEPFEEVLKVRLRIDGVLQDIEAPPVASTAAVLSRIKIMAKLNIAERRLPQDGRIKLQMLGKELDLRVSTVPTMYGESVVIRLLDKEAAVLDFTALGFTGEHAQQFIEVLAEPHGIILITGPTGSGKSTTLYTALKRLNTAERKIITVEDPVEYQLEGINQIQAKPQIGLTFASALRSIVRQDPDVIMIGEMRDLETAKIAVQSALTGHLVLSTLHTNDAAGGITRLLDMGVEEYLLSSTVNGILAQRLVRKLCPQCKEKYPAPSKLIDDMQLSKYAGTENIVLFKAKGCQACGGIGYKGRQAIIEFLPMSEAIRKQVMSHEDENVIQQQAIKEGMLTMYEDGLIKVVQGITSLEEVLRVTTES
- a CDS encoding branched-chain amino acid transaminase, producing the protein MTMDDRDGLIWLDGEWLEWREAKVHVLTHTLHYGAGVFEGLRAYHAEQGTAIFKLPEHTDRLYRSAHILNMKIPFAKDQINQAHREAVAKNNLDSAYIRSMCFYGSEGMGLRADNLKVHVMIAAWEWGAYLGAENMEKGIRVRTSSYTRNHVNSTMCKAKANGNYINSILALQEAQSTGYDEALLLDHEGYAAEGSGENLFIVRNGKLYTPEVTSALEGITRDTIMTIAREQGLEVSEKRISRDEVYIADEAFFTGSAAEVTPIRELDGRVIGAGTRGPITEKLQALYFDYVHGRRADHQEWLSCVS
- the waaC gene encoding lipopolysaccharide heptosyltransferase I yields the protein MAMRVAIVKLSALGDIVHAMAALQFVKQALPEIHLDWVVEQGFAGVLRDNPDIDQVLTVNLKSLKQRKRNLFGEIGKVRRYARNHYDWVIDAQGLIKSAITARLLSPHTAGFDKHSIREKPAALFYKQTVAIPYDANSIDRNAAVIARPLGISISEQQILAKKPFLFYQAPDPQLAHYFTENKANVVFVIGSTWPSRNYPKQKYLQVIDALAVNSLIVWGNEAERQAAEWIAQRSAATVLPRMNLNDLKAVLDRADLVIGNDTGPTHMAWGLNRPSITLFGPTPVSRVYQTPINRVLKSSSIVNPFKLDKNDFSIAEINASDVITMAESLLETKTSRHHDESGSARRAGK